The Halostagnicola larsenii XH-48 region CGAGGACGAGAGCCTCTACAGCCAGACGATGCTCTCGAAGATGTACTTCGAGAACGGCCACAATATGGAGCACTACCGGCTCGTCCACGAGAATACCGACCAGGCGTCGCAGTTCATCAGTTACGCCATCATGGACGGCGACGAAGTACTCGTCGAGAACGGACAGCCACAGATCGGCGTCAATCGGGAAGCTAGCCGAGGGCTCCAATCCCAGTTAAGACAGATCCAACAGCAATCTCCGTACGACGTGGAGATCTTCGACCAACGCATCGGTCCCGGCCTCAAGACCTTCGAGCGCGTCGAGGGCGCGACGATCACCGGCACCCTCGAGGACGAGGAACTCGCCGCCGACGACAGCGCGATGATCACGGCGACGCTCGAACTCGAGACGGCTGACGGACGCGTCTTCGGCTACGCACAGGAAGCCGATATCCAAGCGGACGGCAGCTACGAACTGACGGTGCCGTACTCGACGAGCGGCGATCTCGGCGTCGAGGACGGCTACACCAACAGCAGCATCGATGCGCTCGACGAGTACAACCTGACGGTAACTGCAGACGAAGGCAATACGTCCTACGTCGAGCAGTACGACGGGCAGGTCGACGTCTCCGAAACCGCGGTCGTCGAAGGCGAATCGGTCGACGCCGGCACCCTCGAGGTCGTCGAAGACGGTGATGTCGGCGAACCAGCCGACGATGTCGTGGACGACGGCGGAGACGAAAGCGGCGATGGGAACCAGTCCGACGAGGGCAATCAAACGGACGACGGAACGAGCGACAACGAAACGGCCGCTGACGACGGTGGCGACGAGACAGCCACTGATGGCGGCGACACCACGGGAGAGAGCGGCGGCGATCAGACCGACGACACGCAGGCCGACGCCGAAGACGATCAGACAACCGACGGCACCGAGTAGTCGCAATCTCGCGGGCGTATTTTCTCGAGTCCGACACGTCGAATGCGAGTGAGAACGCTTTTGCCGACACCCGGAATACACCTCGAGCGATGCGTGAATTTCTCCGCGTCTACTGTAAGGGGCTCTCGATGGGTGCGGCGGATGTCGTTCCCGGCGTCTCCGGGGCGACCATCGCGCTGATCGTCGGCATCTACGATCGCTTGATTCAGGCGATTACGGCGATCGACCCGCGCGAGTTCGGACCGGCCGTCCGCCTCCACACGCCGGAGGGACGCGAGGCGTTTCTCGAGTTGTTCGAGCGGACGGATGCAGCGTTCCTCATCTCGCTCGGGCTCGGTATCGTGACGTCGATCGTCGTCCTCTCGCAAGTGATGCACGACGCGGTGACCTCCTACCCGGTTCCGACCTACGGGTTCTTCTTCGGGTTGATCGCCGCCTCGGCCGTCGTCCTCTACGGGAATATCGACACGTGGACGGTCCAGCGAGTCGCCGTGGCGGCGGTCGGCATCGCGATCGCGCTCGCCGTTACCGGGGTGTCCGCAGGGGGAATTTCACACGCTCTTCCGTTCGTGTTCGTCGCGGGTGCGATCGCGATCTGTGCGATGGTGTTACCCGGTGTCTCGGGGTCGTTCTTCCTCGTCCTGCTCGGGCAGTACGAGTACATGACCGGCATCTTGAGTTCGTTCGTCGACGGCGTTTTCGGACTCGTTACCGGCGAACCGCTCGAGCCGGTCGTTGACGCCGGAATAATCGTCGTCGTCTTCGTCGTCGGCGCGGCGATCGGTCTCTTTTCGATGGCACACGTCGTTCGGCGCGCGCTGGATCGATATCGCGCGCTGACGCTGGTTTTCCTAGTCAGTTTGATGGTTGGGTCGCTTCGACTGCCTATCGAGAGGGTTGTGTCGAACCTCGACGGCGGTGTCGGTCATTCACCGATCGCCGCGATCGTCGCCGCCGTCATCGGCGGGGCGGCGGTGCTCCTCGTCGATCGGTACACGGAGGATCTCGAGTACGCGTAACCTGCCGACGGTGGCTCGTTCGGACGCTCGTGGAACCTGCGCCCGATCCGTCACGGAACGCGGTCGTCTTCCCGGCGCTCGAGGCGAGAGTCAGCGGGAATAGGGATCGGAAATCGGGTTACTGCTAGCAATTGTCTTCTCACAGACAGCTGAACTTATATTTTGAACCATGTATTTTACATAAAACATCTTTGAGGATATAAGATATATTTATTACCAATGGAAACAATTAATGGAATGCAATGTCCGCAACAGAATCCATGAAAGACTTCCTCGCATCGCACCCACGAATGCTCGGCGCGCTGTTCACGCTCGTGCTGCTGCTCGGACAGGCAGGAACAGTCGCTGCTGGAACACACACTCAGGTGGGTCCGTAGGTTTTAGAAGGGAGAAGATCGGTTACTTGGTTTTCTCAACACGATCTTAGTTGGAAATGGGATTTATAATTGCTTTTGCTTCGGTTACATGCTTTCTCAATCTATTGGTAATGGGCCAATTCCATCATTCCATTCCAACTCTCCGTTGATTAAAATAGGCAACTCAGTCCATGTGAGGTATTCTTCTAATGATTCCTTTTCGACCCGAGAGGTAGGCATTTTTCCTGGGCTCAGATGGCGGTCTTGCACGGATTCTAGTAATGATGCTGTTACTGACCCGAGCTTAAACTCCTTTGTTGAGTACGACTGTAGCGCGAATCCAAATTCAGATCCTTCGTACTTCTCGAGCGAAATTATCGATGGAGCACCGCCTTCCGTTTGTGCGATATCAACTGAACCATCGCCAACGATAAGATATTCGTCGCCGAGTGTCGAGTTCTCTCGCGTGATCTCGAGTGCGCCTCGAAGCGAAAATCCTCGGTTGAGTAATCGGGCCATCATTTCTCCCGTTTCGACGGCGTGTTCGTTTATAACGTCATTGTATGTACTCACTCCTCCATATGCGCCACGCTGAGTGAGTGCAAGTCCCTGTTCATATGAGCGACAGGCGTTTAGGAAGAAGACACCGACATCGACAGAATCGAGCGTTCTTACGTCAAGGTCGCCATCAAGACATTTGATACCATCTTCAGTAGCGTGGCCAATGTAGTGGACGAAGTCGTACCCGCCTTCGGTCAACAATTCTGCGAGACGATCCGAACTGACTCCGAATTCAGAGTCGATGTCGAACGGAAGCGTTTCACGATTGCCATAGGTTTGGTCAAGAAAATCGTGTTCGTCGGTCATCCGTGCATCGTTGCAAACGATGAGAATTTCGATCGATTCACGCAGTGAATCGCGAGACAATTGACTTTGATACGCTTCAACCGACGCTTTTGACGCTCCAAGAGGAATTTGCTTACCAAACCATGCATGTTCGATTGATTCGTCGGTAACTGCTGGCTTGACGAACGAGTTACTGTCCGTCGACAAATCCACATTCTCGGTTCTGTATTCGCTTGCTGATCGGACAAACTGCGCCTCTGTCGGCTTGTGCTGTTCTAGTGTTGGTTTCCGATGGGATTTAGTTTCACGAATAATCCCGAGTTCGTTGACGATAAACGGCAGTAGCTCGGCGTTTTCTGGCGTTGAGGGGACGTGTGCCGTCAGTGGCCAGCGAGGAATGTACTGTTTAATCCAATCGTATGGAATCTCGAGATATCGTTCAAGTTGTTCGGATAGGGAGAGTGAATACGTTTCAGCAAGGTCAAGTGGGAGCTCATCTTCCAGCATCGTTAACTCGTGAAGTCTATTCCCAAAAATGCCTTCAGTCCGGGTCAAGCAATCGAGAAAGAAAATTTGCTTTAACAAGCGAGCAAACTCGTCTTCTAATTCCTGTTC contains the following coding sequences:
- a CDS encoding DUF368 domain-containing protein, which encodes MREFLRVYCKGLSMGAADVVPGVSGATIALIVGIYDRLIQAITAIDPREFGPAVRLHTPEGREAFLELFERTDAAFLISLGLGIVTSIVVLSQVMHDAVTSYPVPTYGFFFGLIAASAVVLYGNIDTWTVQRVAVAAVGIAIALAVTGVSAGGISHALPFVFVAGAIAICAMVLPGVSGSFFLVLLGQYEYMTGILSSFVDGVFGLVTGEPLEPVVDAGIIVVVFVVGAAIGLFSMAHVVRRALDRYRALTLVFLVSLMVGSLRLPIERVVSNLDGGVGHSPIAAIVAAVIGGAAVLLVDRYTEDLEYA
- a CDS encoding DUF7503 family protein, which codes for MSATESMKDFLASHPRMLGALFTLVLLLGQAGTVAAGTHTQVGP